The region GGTTCGGCTGATTATTTCACGGGAATAGTTTGGGTAGCACCTTTACTTGCTAAAGACAGCATCAACAATTTTTCTATTGGGAATGTAGTGTTTGAACCCGGTGCAAGAGCCAACTGGCACACCCATCCGCGTGGACAAGTACTGATAGTTACTGACGGTCAAGGTTATTATCAGGAAAAAGGGAAATCTGCCCAATCTATTAAAAAAGGCGATGTGATTAATATTCCGCCAGATGTTGAACACTGGCATGGTGCCTCTGCAAATAGTCCATTGGTGCATATTGCCATTACCAATTTTGAAAACAATGAGTTTGTAATCTGGTTGTCTCCTGTTACAGATGAAGAATTCAAAGAAGCAAATCAAATAAAATGAAAAAGTTTCTCTTAAACATGATATTTAATGTTTCAGTCAGCGTAACTGCACAAGTCAATCAGCAGAATAATCAAGACACAAACAGAATCCAAGTAACAAATATTATTCAAAATAATCAGGGAAAATCATGAAAAACGTAACATTAAATAACGGATTAGAAATGCCAATTCTTGGATTTGGCGTTTTTCAAATGAACGATCAGCAAGAATGCGAAAGAAGTGTACTTAATGCAATTGAAGTGGGTTATAGATCCATTGACACAGCCTCTGCTTATCACAATGAAGAAGCAGTAGGAAGTGCAATCAAAAGTAGTGGCATCCCTAGGGAAGAATTGTTTATCACTACAAAGCTATGGCTGCAGGATGGCGGATACGAAAAAGCCAAAAAAGCTTTTGAAACTTCAATTAAAAAGTTGGGTCTGGATTATTTAGACCTATATCTTATTCACCAGCCTTTTAACGATGTATATGGTTCCTGGCGTGCAATGGAAGAACTTTATCACGAAGGAAAAATCAGAGCCATTGGCGTAAGTAATTTCCGTCCCGACCGGTTGATGGATTTGATTCTTTATAATGAAGTTATCCCGGCTGTTAATCAGATTGAAACCCATCCGTACTTTCAACAAATTGAAAATCAAAAATTTCTTCAGGAGAATAACGTACAGCATGAATCTTGGGCACCTTTAGGGCAAGGGAAGTTGAATGTTCTTGGTGACGATCTGCTTCTTATCATTGCCAAAAAATACAACAAGTCTGTAGCCCAGGTGGTCTTGCGTTGGTTGATACAACGGAATATTGTTGTTATTCCTAAATCGGTTCACAAAAAAAGGATTGAAGAAAATTTCAACCTCTTTGATTTTGAATTAACAAGTCAGGATATGGAAGATATTAAAACTCTTGACCGTAACGCCAGTGAATTTAAAAATCATACTGATCCCGAAGTAGTAAAATGGTTCAGCGAGTTGAAATGAATTAACAAGACAAACTATTATGATCATACAGAAGAAATAAAAGTTTATGGTCCGCAGCAATACAGTAATTTTTATGAATGAGCCGATAAAGAGATGAATTATGAAAAAGGATGCAATTGTTTCGAACAACACACTTTTTATAGCAACGAAAGATATCAAGAACAACTTTCAAATTAATGGTATTATCCGCAAAGGAAAAAATGTATTTTCCGTCTCAAGAGAAGAGTACAGTGCAACAGCAACACTAATTGCATCATTGCTTGGTTTCTTCATGATAACACTCGACGCCGTAATCGTCAATGTGGCGCTTCCAGCAATGGGTCGCGATTTGAATGCGGGCATTTCCGGTCTGCAATGGATTGTAGATGGTTACACTTTAATGTTTGCTGCATTACTTTTATCAGCTGGTGTATTTTCTGATCGAGTTGGCGCTGACCGTGCTTTTAGAATTGGGTTGATAATTTTTGCCGTGGCTTCCGCTGCTTGTGGTTTTGCACCCAATTTGGGTTTTATGGTACTCGCCCGTTTCATACAGGGTTCAGCAGCAGCAGTAATGATGCCTTCATCCATGGCATTGATTAGCCACGCCTATCCGGACAAAGCCAAAAGAGCGCGTGCTATAGCTATTTGGGCAATGGGCGGCGGTATTGCAAGCTCGTCAGGTCCCGTATTGGGAGGAGTATTAAGCGAAGTGGATTGGCGACTAATTTTCTTTATCAATGTACCGATGGCTTTGATTGCGCTGTGGATACTAAGACGTACCCCCCAATCATCACACAAGAAACAGGCTTTCGACTGGACCGGACAAATCACTGCAATTTTAGCAATGGGTGCGCTGACCTTTGGTGTTATCGAAGGTGGAGCCATCGGGCTGACAGCACCGGTTGTAATGGGCGCTTTAACTATAGCAGTGATAGCAGTGGTCATATTTATGTTAGCTCAGAAGAGCGGGAAACATCCAATGGTACCAGCAAGCCTTTTCCAATCCCGCAATACCTTAATTTCTATCATTATTGGATTTACATTCATGGTAGGTTATTTCGGTCTTCCTTTTGTGATGAGTTTGTACTTGCAACAGGTAAGAGGATTTTCACCTCTTGCCACAGGTACGGTTTTTCTCCCTATGATGCTGATAGGCGCCCTTCTGACACCCTTTAGTGCAAGGCTGGCAGAAAAACTTGGTGGAAGAACACTAATAGCTGCCGGATTAATTTTTATGGCAATGGGATTGGTTATACTTGCTTTTGTTCCATCTTCAACACCGGTTTGGATATTGTCCGCCCTTATGACCTTGGTTGGATTAGCAGGTCCGTTTGTATCGCCGCCTATTACAGCGGTTTTACTGAACAGTGTATCCATGAATCAGGCAGGAATAGCAAGTGGGGTATTCAACACCAGCAGACAGTTAGGCGGGGCATTGGCAGTTGCAGTTTTTGGCGCTTTACTGGCTCAGCCTGGAATGTTTTTGCAGGGCGTACGGAGCAGTTTGCTGCTTGCAGCAAGCATCACAGTAATAACAACTATTATTAGCTTGAGATTGAAATCCTCTTCTAATATCGCCATAATAAACAATGAAGAATTAAAAAATTTATAAATTAAAATTCCATAATAATGAAGACAAGAAAATTAAGAGACCTGGAAGTGTCAACTGTAGGATATGGTGCAATGGGACTGAGTCATGGCTATGGTCCTATTCCTGAAAAGAAAGAAGCCTTGCGGCTTATTCGTTACGCTTATGATTTAGGCTGCACCTTCTTTGATACCGCCGAAGGATATGGTGCCGGCGCTAATGAAGAACTCTTGGGTGAAGCTTTACAACCTTTTCGTGACAAGGTAGTTATCGCTACCAAATTGCATATTAATAGTTATGCTGAAAATTATTCCAGAAAAGTACTATTTGAACAAATCAAAGAACGACTGGAAAAATCCTTACGCCGACTTCGTACCGACTATGTAGATCTTTATTACCAACACAGAGTGAATAAAAATATTCCTGTTGAAGATGTTGCTTGGTGTTTTGGTGAATTAATCAAAGAAGGAAAGATTTTGGGTTGGGGACAATCACAGGCAACGGAACAGGAGATAAGACGAGCACATACAGTAACACCATTAAGCGCCATTCAAAGTGAATATTCTATGATGGAAAGAATATTTGAAAAAGATGTCATTCCTACTTGTGAAGAATTGAATATAGGTTTTGTTCCTTTTTCTCCTTTGGCCAGTGGTTTTTTATCGGGGAAAGTGAGTGCAGATGATAAGTATGTGGGAGATGATGTCCGTCGTGTGATAACTCGGTTTAACAAAGAGAACATAGAAGCAAATCAGCCATTGTTGGATTTAATTCAACGATTTGCAGTGGAGAAAATTTCAACACCTGCACAAATTTCATTAGCATGGATGCTTTATAAAAAAGACTTTATTGTACCGATTCCTGGCTCGCGTAAAGCGGAACGTATTGAGGAAAATCTTGGTGCCGCCAACGTTGTGCTTACGGAAGTGGAATATTCAAAAATTGAAGCAGAGCTTGCAAAGATACAAATCTATGGAAACAGAACGGATGAAGATATTTCAAAATTGAGATTTATGAGATAACTAATTTATTATTAAGATCAGCAGAAAATTGATTAAAGCACAGATGTGTTTAAACTATCGTACATCAACCTTGGCAGCATTCCTGCAAAGGTCATTAAAACAATAGATGAAAGTTAGAGGAATAAAAAAATGGAAAACAATTCAAGAAGAAAATTTTTACAGCAAACAGCGTTAGCTGGCGCAGGCTTGATGTTTGCCAAGCCATTTAATATTTTTTCTCAAACCAATTATTTAACGACTATGAATAACACAGAAGAAAACACTGGTAAACGAAAATTAGGAACACTTGAAGTTTCTCCAATAGGACTTGGTTGTTTGCCGATGGTAGGTTACTACGGCAGTGGTCTCCGTGAGAAAAAAGCAATGGTGGAACTTATTCGCGCTGCCTACGAACAAGGCGTAACTTTTTTTGATACTGCAGAAGTATATGGTCCTTATCTGAGCGAAGAATATTTGAGCGAAGCTGTGGCTCCCTTCAGAGATAAAATTGTGATTGCTACAAAATTTGGTTTTGGTGTTGAAGAAAAACAACCCACTGCCTTGAACAGTGAACCCAAACATATCCGCAGAGCGGTGGAAGGTTCATTAAAAAGATTAAATACAGACAGGATAGATTTATTATATCAGCACCGTGTTGATCCTAAAATTCCGATGGAAGATGTTGCAGGAGCGGTTAAAGATTTAATTCAGGAAGGGAAGGTTTTACATTTTGGTTTGTCAGAAGCCAGCGCCAACTCGATTCGCAAAGCACACGCTGTTCAACCTGTTTCAGCAGTACAAAGTGAATATGCTGTTTGGTGGCGTGAACCTGAGACTAAAATATTTTCAATACTTGAAGAACTCGGAATTGGGTTTGTACCATACTGTCCGGTTGGTCGTGGTTTTTTAACAGGAGATATTAATGCACAACAACGATTTTTAAAACCTGAACGAAGATCAACACTACCTCGTTTTGAACCGGAAGCTTTAAAACAAAATGAACCTTTGGTTGATTTTATGAGAATCTGGGCAAAACGTAAAAATGCAAGTCCGGCGCAAATTGCTTTAGCATGGACTCTGGCACAGAAACCCTGGATAGTTCCAATTCCCGGCACCACACAGTATCATCATTTATCCGAAAACAACGGAGCTAAAAATATCAGTTTCTCTGCTGATGAGTTAAATGAATTCAATTCTGAAGTATTAAAAATAAAACTGGTTGGACACCGCGCTGATTCGTTTACAGAAAGTCAAATTGATAAATAAAGAGAAAGTCATGAAAATGAATAACATTAAAACAATATGCACGATTGCTCTTGGAGGTCTTTTGTTATTAACCGCCTGCAATCATAAAACAGAAACAAAGCAAGGAAATCAAAAGAATATGGAAACACAGGTGCCAAAAATAAGTGACTTCCCCACAGGGAAAGAGAATTCAGGATTTGCTCAATACTTTTCGGGTAAATCATGGCTTGCACAACTTACCACTAACAAGGAATTAAATGTTCCCATGTTCAATGTTACGTTTGAACCGGGTTGTCGAAATAATTGGCATAGCCACACAGGCGGACAAATATTGATTGCAGTTGGCGGTGCAGGATATTTTCAGGAACGTGGAAAAGAAGCCATTCGCATGGAACCGGGTGATGTTATAGAAATTGGTCCAAATGTAGAGCATTGGCATGGAGCAGCGCCTGACAGTTGGTTTTCACATATTGCCGTAGAATGCAACCCTCAGACCAATAAAAATACGTGGCTGGAACCGGTTACAGATGAAGAATATCAGGAAGCGGTAAAGAATATATAATTATTATATGAAAAAAATTCTTTTATTCTTTATTTTATTTTTGACTACTATATGCGTATCAGCATGTAATATTCCTAATGAAAATACTGTACAAACAGATACAATTAAAACGATGAAATTAAAAATAACAGCAGGCGATAAAATTCTTACCGCCACAATGATAGATAATGTTACTACCCGGGCATTTATGAAAATGCTGCCACTAATTCTAAAGATGACGGAGTTGCACAATAACGAAAAATACTGCAATCTGCCTGAACAGTTGCCTGGCAAAGCCGTCAAGCCAGGCACAATACACGCAGGAGATTTAATGCTTTGGGATGCCAATTATAAATGTCTTGTATTGTTTTACAAGACATTCAAAAGCCCCTACAGCTATGTAAAATTAGGCACGATAGATAATCTTGATGAACTTGAAGCCACATTAGGTTCAGGCGATATTGAATTAAGATTTGAGAAGATGGATTAAAATCGCATGCAAAAAATAATAATGACGGCTGTTGTGTATTTATGATTTTTATCCAATCCTGTCAACAGAATAAATTTAATAATAGGAACACTATGAACGAACAAGGAAAGAATACAATATTTAAAAGAGGTGAAAAATTATCTGCAGAAATCATTACAGGGAATGCGTGGCACAATAAATTAGTTAATGAAGATACCACGTACACAACCGCCATTGGCGTTGAAGAATTTGAAGCAGGGTCAAGGAATGTTTGGCACTCGCATCCAAGCGGTCAGATTATTATTGTGTTGGATGGTGTTGGCTATCATCAGATAAAGGGAGAGTCTTTACAGGTAGTAAGAAAAGGCGATGTAATAAAATGTCCGCCGGGTGTTTTGCATTGGCACGGAGCTTCAAAAGACAGCAGTGTAACTCAAATCTACATTCTTCCTAATACTGAAAAAGGATTGGCGAACTGGTTTGACAGAGTAACTGATGATCAATACAATAGTTTGTAACTATACTCTTTAAATGAAATTAATAATTTTATAAAAGCGGATAAATCAAATCACTTCAGCCAACTTGCCTTTTAACCTCAAGTGGTTGTGTTCAATGAACATAATAAAACTGAAGCCTAAATATGTTATTGCCTCAGTCAGAGTGACTCCGCTAAGTTGGAGCAGGCAGTACAAATTTGATGTTTTGTGCCTCTATTAAACTTTGGTAAAAACTTGAATCTTTGTGTCTGAAACTTGCCGGACATAAAGCCTCCAATTGTGATCAGTCAATTGTAACCAATAACACAACCCACAAAAAACAACATGATATGAAAACGAGAATTGCATATTTTATGTTTGCAGTTTTCATACTGACCTTGTGCAGTAATAAAATATTTAAATCAGATAATAATGTGAAAGCAATAACAAGCTATAACCCAACATTTAAGAGCGGGTATTCCGTTGTAAACGGATTGAAAATGTATTATAAAATTTACGATCAGGGCAAACCGTTTGTTTTAATCCACAGCGGAGGTTCAACTATCCAAACCACATTTGAAATTCTAAATATTAAATTTTAATGATTACTATGTTCACACATTTTGATGAAAGAGAAAAATTAGTTCACTATCCGGAAGACAGAAGCTTATTTGTTAATCTGAAACCGTTTGTGTTTGTTCTTCTCGGTATTGTTTTTTTAGCAACTGTGGGAGTAGCCTGGATACAATATTTATTTTTTGGTCTGCCCACAGACCCATCGCTTGCACTTTTAAATACTGCCGAAGTAAGCGTAAAAGGTTTTCCGGTTTGGCTGATACTGTGTCATTGGATAAACTTTTTCTTTTTGGTAATACTGGTAAGAGCCGGACTTTCAATATTATATGACCATCCGCGATTATATTTTAACGAAGGATGCACGCCGGGTTCTGAATGGTTGAAATTTACTCCGGTAAAAGTACCCAAAGATAAGTTATGGACTGCTAAAGATGATGCCCGTTATATAAACCCGTTTTTCGGTTTGCCCGGATATCGCCATACTGTAGGCATAGCACGAGGCTGGCATTTTATCCACGTGCCTTTTTTTGTATTAAATGGAATTGTGTTTGTTGTGCTATTATTTTTCAGCGATCAATGGATAAGAATCATCCCGACTTCATGGCAAATTATACCAGATGCCTGGAATGTATTTGTACATTATGCAACCTTCAATCTGCCGATAGAACCAAATGGTTTTTATCATTACAATGCTCTGCAGCAGCTTTCATATTTTTCCGTAATATTTATTTTGGCTCCGCTTGCAATGCTTAGTGGAATGGCTATGTCGCCTGCTATTGAAAATCGGTTTCACTGGCTGCCAAAATTATTCGGTAACAGACAAGGGGCAAGGTCTGTACATTTTTTAGTGATGCTGTCCTATGCAATCTTTTTTGTTATACATGTTACTATGGTGATTATAACCGGTTTTGTCAGAAATATGAATCACATTACACTTGGAACAGATGATCCATCAAGTACAACTGGACTTTACATTGTAATAGGTATCATTTTATTTACGATTGCTTTTTCAGTATATGCTCATTGGGTTTCCTGGAACAGACCTCGCTGGGTACAAAAAACAGATGCTTTTATCAACGGCAATTTATGGCAGAACACAATCGACAAACTGAAGCCTGTTCCTTATTATAAGAAGGAAGAGATTTCTCAATTTTTTTGGCCCAACGGAAAGCTTCCAACTTCTGAACTCTGGAAAGAGCTGGCAAAGAATAAATTCAAAGATTACAAACTTAAGATTGGCGGATTGGTTGAAAATCCAGTTGAACTGTCTCTTGATGAATTGATGAAACTTGGTAAAGAACAAAATATAACTATGCACCACTGCATACAAGGCTGGACAGGCGTAGCTGAATGGGGCGGTTTGCCGATAAGAGCTATTGTTGATCTGGTTAAGCCACACCCATCTGTTACTACAGTTGTGTTTTACTCATTCGGAGAAGGATTATACGGAGGTGTTTATTATGATACTCATACTCTGGACAATTGCCTGAAGCCAGCATCAATACTTGCATGGGAAATGAATTATGAACCGCTTACTGAAGTGTATGGCGCTCCACTAAGGCTGCGCGTTGAAAATCAGTTGGGTTATAAAATGGTAAAATGGATTGAACGAATTGAGTTTGTTGAATCTCATAAAACAGTTGGCAAAGGTTATGGAGGCAAAAACGAAGATGATGAGTATTTCGATTTGTTGGCTAGCTCATAATTATTTCATCATCAACTATTTATGACTTCCGAAAGATTGATTAAAATTAATTAGTAAAATCAAAGCAAGGACAGCTAACAGCTTCTCGGATCTTTTCCTTTTCGATATAGCTCAGGAAAAGAAATTAAATGATGGAGATAAGATTTTTCAATCTGCTAAGCATGATTTTTTAACAGCAGCAGCTTGGAGTATTTGTCAATTAGTTCAGATCTTTTCATGTTTTTATACCAGATAACTTTACAATTAAGGTTATAACGAAACAAAAATAGTTTTTAAAGAAGGATTCACGCAATACCGATTAATAGCGGGACAAGTATTTGCGTAAAGAATTATGTCAGCGGTAATTGAAGAGACTGGCTTTGAGCTATATACACTGTCAAAAGAGAAATTATGAAAAATAAAAAGTTCACTGCATTAGAACCACTTATTGGACAATGGGAATATACAATGTATAATTGTTGGTTTTTAGAAAGTATGGATACTAAAATAAAGGGATCTACAACCATTGAGTGGCTATATGATACATTTTTAACAATCCGTACTATAAAAGCAGACAAGAAGCCAAGTGATATTTGGGTTATCGGCTACAGCGACGCACAACAAAAATATCAAATGTTCTATCACGACCAACGTGGCGTTGCTCGAATTTTTAATATGACCTTTGACGGCAAAACAATTATCTTTTTAAGAGAAGACGAAGATTTTTATCAGCGAATAACCATAAAGATTGAGACAAGTAGATTACACAGTATTGCTGAGGCATCGAAAGACAAAGGCAAAACCTGGAGAAAAGATTTAGAAATGTCTTTGGTGAAGATTTAATCATAAAACAAGAAAAAACCTTACAGAAAGCATTGTAAAGTTATTGCACAATTAGTTAGTCAAAATTCTGGCATTCGGAAATTTCCAAACAAATACCGCTAACAAGGTATTGCCAAAAGCGTTTACGCGTGCTTTTTAAAAACTTTTTGATTTGTTGATAATGCAGTTTTTTCAAATACCAAAAAAAAGGGATGCTAATGCATCCCTGAAAATAATCGGTTGATTAAATTTTTATTTATCAATCAACTTTTTTAAAGACCATTTTAGTTTTTCCGCTGACAAGAGTCAATTTC is a window of Ignavibacterium sp. DNA encoding:
- a CDS encoding cyclophilin-like fold protein, whose translation is MKKILLFFILFLTTICVSACNIPNENTVQTDTIKTMKLKITAGDKILTATMIDNVTTRAFMKMLPLILKMTELHNNEKYCNLPEQLPGKAVKPGTIHAGDLMLWDANYKCLVLFYKTFKSPYSYVKLGTIDNLDELEATLGSGDIELRFEKMD
- a CDS encoding molybdopterin-dependent oxidoreductase, translating into MFTHFDEREKLVHYPEDRSLFVNLKPFVFVLLGIVFLATVGVAWIQYLFFGLPTDPSLALLNTAEVSVKGFPVWLILCHWINFFFLVILVRAGLSILYDHPRLYFNEGCTPGSEWLKFTPVKVPKDKLWTAKDDARYINPFFGLPGYRHTVGIARGWHFIHVPFFVLNGIVFVVLLFFSDQWIRIIPTSWQIIPDAWNVFVHYATFNLPIEPNGFYHYNALQQLSYFSVIFILAPLAMLSGMAMSPAIENRFHWLPKLFGNRQGARSVHFLVMLSYAIFFVIHVTMVIITGFVRNMNHITLGTDDPSSTTGLYIVIGIILFTIAFSVYAHWVSWNRPRWVQKTDAFINGNLWQNTIDKLKPVPYYKKEEISQFFWPNGKLPTSELWKELAKNKFKDYKLKIGGLVENPVELSLDELMKLGKEQNITMHHCIQGWTGVAEWGGLPIRAIVDLVKPHPSVTTVVFYSFGEGLYGGVYYDTHTLDNCLKPASILAWEMNYEPLTEVYGAPLRLRVENQLGYKMVKWIERIEFVESHKTVGKGYGGKNEDDEYFDLLASS
- a CDS encoding cupin domain-containing protein, with protein sequence MKNISTIAMMFAGILIITSFNSLQAQNKNIMESTMSENDIFPKGQRGSADYFTGIVWVAPLLAKDSINNFSIGNVVFEPGARANWHTHPRGQVLIVTDGQGYYQEKGKSAQSIKKGDVINIPPDVEHWHGASANSPLVHIAITNFENNEFVIWLSPVTDEEFKEANQIK
- a CDS encoding MFS transporter, coding for MKKDAIVSNNTLFIATKDIKNNFQINGIIRKGKNVFSVSREEYSATATLIASLLGFFMITLDAVIVNVALPAMGRDLNAGISGLQWIVDGYTLMFAALLLSAGVFSDRVGADRAFRIGLIIFAVASAACGFAPNLGFMVLARFIQGSAAAVMMPSSMALISHAYPDKAKRARAIAIWAMGGGIASSSGPVLGGVLSEVDWRLIFFINVPMALIALWILRRTPQSSHKKQAFDWTGQITAILAMGALTFGVIEGGAIGLTAPVVMGALTIAVIAVVIFMLAQKSGKHPMVPASLFQSRNTLISIIIGFTFMVGYFGLPFVMSLYLQQVRGFSPLATGTVFLPMMLIGALLTPFSARLAEKLGGRTLIAAGLIFMAMGLVILAFVPSSTPVWILSALMTLVGLAGPFVSPPITAVLLNSVSMNQAGIASGVFNTSRQLGGALAVAVFGALLAQPGMFLQGVRSSLLLAASITVITTIISLRLKSSSNIAIINNEELKNL
- a CDS encoding cupin domain-containing protein, producing the protein METQVPKISDFPTGKENSGFAQYFSGKSWLAQLTTNKELNVPMFNVTFEPGCRNNWHSHTGGQILIAVGGAGYFQERGKEAIRMEPGDVIEIGPNVEHWHGAAPDSWFSHIAVECNPQTNKNTWLEPVTDEEYQEAVKNI
- a CDS encoding aldo/keto reductase, with protein sequence MENNSRRKFLQQTALAGAGLMFAKPFNIFSQTNYLTTMNNTEENTGKRKLGTLEVSPIGLGCLPMVGYYGSGLREKKAMVELIRAAYEQGVTFFDTAEVYGPYLSEEYLSEAVAPFRDKIVIATKFGFGVEEKQPTALNSEPKHIRRAVEGSLKRLNTDRIDLLYQHRVDPKIPMEDVAGAVKDLIQEGKVLHFGLSEASANSIRKAHAVQPVSAVQSEYAVWWREPETKIFSILEELGIGFVPYCPVGRGFLTGDINAQQRFLKPERRSTLPRFEPEALKQNEPLVDFMRIWAKRKNASPAQIALAWTLAQKPWIVPIPGTTQYHHLSENNGAKNISFSADELNEFNSEVLKIKLVGHRADSFTESQIDK
- a CDS encoding cupin domain-containing protein — translated: MNEQGKNTIFKRGEKLSAEIITGNAWHNKLVNEDTTYTTAIGVEEFEAGSRNVWHSHPSGQIIIVLDGVGYHQIKGESLQVVRKGDVIKCPPGVLHWHGASKDSSVTQIYILPNTEKGLANWFDRVTDDQYNSL
- a CDS encoding aldo/keto reductase, yielding MKNVTLNNGLEMPILGFGVFQMNDQQECERSVLNAIEVGYRSIDTASAYHNEEAVGSAIKSSGIPREELFITTKLWLQDGGYEKAKKAFETSIKKLGLDYLDLYLIHQPFNDVYGSWRAMEELYHEGKIRAIGVSNFRPDRLMDLILYNEVIPAVNQIETHPYFQQIENQKFLQENNVQHESWAPLGQGKLNVLGDDLLLIIAKKYNKSVAQVVLRWLIQRNIVVIPKSVHKKRIEENFNLFDFELTSQDMEDIKTLDRNASEFKNHTDPEVVKWFSELK
- a CDS encoding aldo/keto reductase, giving the protein MKTRKLRDLEVSTVGYGAMGLSHGYGPIPEKKEALRLIRYAYDLGCTFFDTAEGYGAGANEELLGEALQPFRDKVVIATKLHINSYAENYSRKVLFEQIKERLEKSLRRLRTDYVDLYYQHRVNKNIPVEDVAWCFGELIKEGKILGWGQSQATEQEIRRAHTVTPLSAIQSEYSMMERIFEKDVIPTCEELNIGFVPFSPLASGFLSGKVSADDKYVGDDVRRVITRFNKENIEANQPLLDLIQRFAVEKISTPAQISLAWMLYKKDFIVPIPGSRKAERIEENLGAANVVLTEVEYSKIEAELAKIQIYGNRTDEDISKLRFMR